A region of the Kribbella sp. NBC_01245 genome:
CCGTCGCGGAGGGGGGCGGCGTGGTGGTGGCCTAGGGATTGGACCGAGGCGTCTAGGAGGCCGGCGAGGGCGTGGATAAGGGAGCGGGCCTCGTCGAGGTCCTTGTGGTCGGGAAGGTCTTCGGCCAGGCCCAGGTTGACGGCGGCGGCGCTCATCAGGTGGAGGGCGGCGGTGGAGATGATCTCCACGCTCGGCACCTCGGCGATATCCCGCGAGATCGTCGACAGCGGATCCGCCCCACTCGCCTGTGACGCGTCGGCGACGACGTCCGCCGGAGCTTCGGTGGTCGGCTCGGTTTCGGGGTGGGCGGCTGTTGGTTCCATGGGCGTCAGCGTAGCTTTAGCGGGTGCGGCTGCCGCCGATGTGGTGATCGCGGCGACCCCCTGTTACTCTTGGCGGGCGACCGACCAGGTCGAGCGGCGACTCCTGTGTATGGAACAAAGGGAGCCTGCCGGTTGTTCTGGTCACAAGCGGAGGGCCACCTCCCACCCGCATCGACAGACCGATCGTGAGATCAACCAGTCGTCGGGTCCCGGTCACACCGGCTCCCCAGCCTGGCTGGAGGGGGCGGCGATAGACGTTCACGCTCACAGGGTGTGATGTCGTCGATCTGGGAACTTGGGCCTTCGTGTGGTTGCACGGAGGCCTTTTTGTATGTCCTCCGCCGGGATCTTCCCGGTGGAGTTACCGGCCGCCTGTGCGGCCTA
Encoded here:
- a CDS encoding DUF1844 domain-containing protein, producing the protein MEPTAAHPETEPTTEAPADVVADASQASGADPLSTISRDIAEVPSVEIISTAALHLMSAAAVNLGLAEDLPDHKDLDEARSLIHALAGLLDASVQSLGHHHAAPLRDGLKSLQLAFREASSIPDEPGAGPGEKYTGPVLPSPKR